A window of Ammospiza nelsoni isolate bAmmNel1 chromosome 19, bAmmNel1.pri, whole genome shotgun sequence contains these coding sequences:
- the LOC132082037 gene encoding uncharacterized protein LOC132082037, with protein MPVSPPHLYRGTVPGSPPHLYRGTDHRHTLPGSRPHPRGGASAGASPVGHSAGQPRWFPAAHGAVAAVAAPSRPDLRLPPRRRRARQPPAFPSSILDSAPRPRAPSPPRNSARRSRRGML; from the exons ATGCCGGTGTCACCGCCTCACCTGTACAGGGGGACAGTGCCGGGGTCACCACCACACCTGTACAGGGGGACAGATCACCGCCACACCT TGCCGGGGTCACGGCCCCACCCGCGTGGCGGTGCCAGTGCCGGAGCCAGCCCCGTGGGACACAGCGCGGGCCAGCCCCGCTGGTTCCCGGCCGCGCACGGAGCGGTGGCCGCGGTGGCCGCCCCGTCCCGCCCGGACCTGCGGctccccccgcgccgccgccgtgCCCGGCAGCCACCGGCATTTCCCTCCTCCATTTTAGACTCGGCTCCTCGGCCCCGCGCTCCGAGCCCACCGCGGAACTCGGCCCGGCGCAGCAGGCGA
- the SLC16A6 gene encoding monocarboxylate transporter 7 isoform X1: MTVKAVKMPCTSANVYTKVPDGGWGWTVAFAFFVVEALTYGIIKSFGVFFNDLMDSFDETNSRISWIISICVFVQTFTAPLSTVLSNRFGHRLVVMAGGLLVSAGMVIASFARSVVHMYVTIGVVSGLGYCLSFLPTVTILSQYFDKRRSLVTAVASTGECFAVFSFAPAITALKEQIGWRYSMLSVGVLQLGITACGSLLRPIVIREQEEVKAQPPEESTETKYMLENEQTCTSIESIDSGVDITTSPSNVPGKTKAEPKSEEPKQHGQNPVDNSSTPPAPKTKLLDFSVMRDYSFICYAFFGLFATLGFFAPSLYIIPLSRSLGIGKDHSAYILSAMAIAEVFGRIFAGWILNKKPIRKIYIELICVILLSVALVAFPFASGFWGLMICSVYFGFMLGTVAGTHIPLLAEDDVVGIERMSSAAGVYVFIQSLAGLAGPPLAGVLVDTTKNYSSAFYSCAAGMVLGAVFLALVRPCKTGLCHQQQQQQQQVEESTAGPPPELPDDFIDMDIGKAENSGKGSDSVV, encoded by the exons ATGACGGTCAAAGCTGTAAAGATGCCATGCACCTCTGCAAACGTTTATACTAAAGTGCCTGACGGAGGATGGGGCTGGACGGTCGCCTTTGCGTTCTTTGTTGTGGAAGCCCTGACATACGGCATCATAAAATCCTTTGGAGTCTTCTTCAACGACCTGATGGACAGCTTTGACGAAACCAACAGCAGGATATCCTGGATAATATCCATATGTGTGTTTGTACAGACCTTCACAG ctcctctgtcGACGGTCCTGAGCAACCGCTTCGGCCACCGGCTGGTGGTGATGGCCGGGGGGCTGCTGGTCAGCGCTGGCATGGTCATCGCGTCCTTCGCCCGCAGCGTGGTGCACATGTACGTCACCATCGGCGTCGTCTCCG GCCTGGGATactgcctctccttcctcccGACTGTCACCATTTTATCACAGTATTTTGACAAAAGGCGCTCGCTGGTCACAGCGGTGGCATCCACAGGGGAATGTTTCGCCGTCTTCTCCTTCGCACCAG cAATCACGGCCCTGAAGGAGCAGATTGGCTGGAGGTACAGCATGCTTTCTGTcggggtgctgcagctgggcatcACCGCCTGCGGCTCGCTGCTGCGCCCCATCGTCATCAGAGAGCAGGAAGAAGTGAAAGCACAGCCTCCAGAGGAGTCCACAGAGACAAAGTACATGCTTGAAAATGAACAAACATGCACCTCAATCGAGTCCATAGACTCAGGAGTCGATATAACTACCTCACCCAGCAATGTGCCTGGAAAAACCAAAGCAGAGCCGAAAAGTGAAGAACCAAAGCAACACGGACAGAACCCCGTTGACAATAGCAGCACCCCTCCAGCACCAAAAACCAAACTACTGGACTTCTCTGTGATGAGAGACTATAGCTTTATCTGTTATGCATTCTTTGGCCTGTTTGCAACCCTGGGCTTCTTTGCTCCCTCCCTCTACATCATCCCCCTGAGCCGCAGCCTGGGCATCGGCAAGGACCACTCTGCCTACATCCTGTCGGCCATGGCCATCGCCGAGGTCTTCGGCAGGATTTTTGCGGGCTGGATCCTCAACAAGAAGCCCATCCGCAAGATCTACATCGAGCTCATCTGTGTCATCCTGCTGTCTGTAGCCTTGGTTGCCTTCCCTTTTGCCTCTGGATTCTGGGGCTTGATGATATGTAGCGTTTATTTTGGGTTCATGCTCGGCACGGTGGCGGGCACACATATTCCCCTCCTGGCTGAAGACGACGTGGTTGGCATTGAGAGGAtgtcctctgcagctggagTCTATGTCTTCATTCAAAGCTTAGCTGGGTTGGCTGGACCACCCCTTGCAG gTGTCTTAGTGGATACGACAAAGAACTACAGCTCAGCCTTCtactcctgtgctgctggcatggTCCTGGGGGCCGTGTTCCTGGCCCTGGTGAGGCCGTGCAAGACtgggctctgccaccagcagcagcagcagcagcagcaggtggaggAGAGCACGGCAGGGCCACCACCAGAACTGCCAGATGACTTTATAGACATGGATattggaaaagcagaaaattcaggaaaaggCTCTGACAGCGTGGTATAA
- the SLC16A6 gene encoding monocarboxylate transporter 7 isoform X2 yields MTAGKADLTCSCIGVSPSFTCCYGNFWHLFTGLGYCLSFLPTVTILSQYFDKRRSLVTAVASTGECFAVFSFAPAITALKEQIGWRYSMLSVGVLQLGITACGSLLRPIVIREQEEVKAQPPEESTETKYMLENEQTCTSIESIDSGVDITTSPSNVPGKTKAEPKSEEPKQHGQNPVDNSSTPPAPKTKLLDFSVMRDYSFICYAFFGLFATLGFFAPSLYIIPLSRSLGIGKDHSAYILSAMAIAEVFGRIFAGWILNKKPIRKIYIELICVILLSVALVAFPFASGFWGLMICSVYFGFMLGTVAGTHIPLLAEDDVVGIERMSSAAGVYVFIQSLAGLAGPPLAGVLVDTTKNYSSAFYSCAAGMVLGAVFLALVRPCKTGLCHQQQQQQQQVEESTAGPPPELPDDFIDMDIGKAENSGKGSDSVV; encoded by the exons ATGACCGCCGGGAAAGCCGACTTAACGTGTTCTTGCATCGGTGTTTCCCCCTCCTTTACTTGTTGTTATGGCaatttttggcatttattcACAGGCCTGGGATactgcctctccttcctcccGACTGTCACCATTTTATCACAGTATTTTGACAAAAGGCGCTCGCTGGTCACAGCGGTGGCATCCACAGGGGAATGTTTCGCCGTCTTCTCCTTCGCACCAG cAATCACGGCCCTGAAGGAGCAGATTGGCTGGAGGTACAGCATGCTTTCTGTcggggtgctgcagctgggcatcACCGCCTGCGGCTCGCTGCTGCGCCCCATCGTCATCAGAGAGCAGGAAGAAGTGAAAGCACAGCCTCCAGAGGAGTCCACAGAGACAAAGTACATGCTTGAAAATGAACAAACATGCACCTCAATCGAGTCCATAGACTCAGGAGTCGATATAACTACCTCACCCAGCAATGTGCCTGGAAAAACCAAAGCAGAGCCGAAAAGTGAAGAACCAAAGCAACACGGACAGAACCCCGTTGACAATAGCAGCACCCCTCCAGCACCAAAAACCAAACTACTGGACTTCTCTGTGATGAGAGACTATAGCTTTATCTGTTATGCATTCTTTGGCCTGTTTGCAACCCTGGGCTTCTTTGCTCCCTCCCTCTACATCATCCCCCTGAGCCGCAGCCTGGGCATCGGCAAGGACCACTCTGCCTACATCCTGTCGGCCATGGCCATCGCCGAGGTCTTCGGCAGGATTTTTGCGGGCTGGATCCTCAACAAGAAGCCCATCCGCAAGATCTACATCGAGCTCATCTGTGTCATCCTGCTGTCTGTAGCCTTGGTTGCCTTCCCTTTTGCCTCTGGATTCTGGGGCTTGATGATATGTAGCGTTTATTTTGGGTTCATGCTCGGCACGGTGGCGGGCACACATATTCCCCTCCTGGCTGAAGACGACGTGGTTGGCATTGAGAGGAtgtcctctgcagctggagTCTATGTCTTCATTCAAAGCTTAGCTGGGTTGGCTGGACCACCCCTTGCAG gTGTCTTAGTGGATACGACAAAGAACTACAGCTCAGCCTTCtactcctgtgctgctggcatggTCCTGGGGGCCGTGTTCCTGGCCCTGGTGAGGCCGTGCAAGACtgggctctgccaccagcagcagcagcagcagcagcaggtggaggAGAGCACGGCAGGGCCACCACCAGAACTGCCAGATGACTTTATAGACATGGATattggaaaagcagaaaattcaggaaaaggCTCTGACAGCGTGGTATAA